The genomic region CGCGCCCTCTCGTTGGTCCGGGACCGATGTCGGGGTGGTGCCACGGCGCAGGGCGTACAGCTCGGCGAGGGTGGCGCCGTCCCGGGGGAGGCCCTCCTCCGTGCCGAGCCAGGCCGCGGACTCGCGGCGGGTGAGCGGGCCGACCTCGATACGGGCGAGGCAGCGGCCGGGGCGGACCACGGCCGGGTGGAGGCGCTCCAGGTCCTCGTTGGTGGTGACGCCCACCAGGACGTTGCGGCCCTGGCCCAGCAGACCGTCCGTGAGGTTGAGCAGGCGGGACAGCGCCTGGCCCGCCGTGTGCTTGGCCTCACCGCGGATCAGCTCGTCGCAGTCCTCCAGCAACAGCAGCCGCCAGCGGCCCTTCCCCGTGCCGTCCTCCTCACCGATCGCGATGTCCATCAGATAGCCGACGTCGGAGAAGAGCCGCTCCGGATCCAGGACGCAGTCCACCTGGCACCAGTCCCGCCACGAGCGCGCCAGCGTCCGCAGCGCCGACGTCTTGCCCGTACCCGGCGGACCGTGCAGCAACAGCAGCCGGCCCGCGATGTCCTCCGGCGTCGTCTTCATCAGGCCGTCCATCGCGTCCGCCACGGGCGCGGTGTAGTTGGCGCGCACCTCTTCCCACGTACCCGCCGAGATCTGCCGGGTCGTACGGTGCGGTCCGCGGCGCGGCGACACGTACCAGAACCCCATCGTCAC from Streptomyces sp. NBC_00878 harbors:
- a CDS encoding DUF5925 domain-containing protein is translated as MSANPHDALPIRLNVDDSDSPSDVVDALFLGRFATGEQPHSHAANIDRVRSGATLLPPDARVLRSARDDDRSATLAEGDGWTVLVSRWNRGADITVTATSADLAEKVLGQATDGAADEPEPQPENVTMGFWYVSPRRGPHRTTRQISAGTWEEVRANYTAPVADAMDGLMKTTPEDIAGRLLLLHGPPGTGKTSALRTLARSWRDWCQVDCVLDPERLFSDVGYLMDIAIGEEDGTGKGRWRLLLLEDCDELIRGEAKHTAGQALSRLLNLTDGLLGQGRNVLVGVTTNEDLERLHPAVVRPGRCLARIEVGPLTRRESAAWLGTEEGLPRDGATLAELYALRRGTTPTSVPDQREGADAGLYL